A window of Ananas comosus cultivar F153 linkage group 4, ASM154086v1, whole genome shotgun sequence contains these coding sequences:
- the LOC109709598 gene encoding flowering-promoting factor 1-like protein 1 — protein MSGVWVFTQNGVVRLVESDTAAGRRKVLLHTPTNEVIASYASLERKLLSLGWERYYEDPNQLQFHKRSSLDLISLPKEFARFRSVHMYDIVVKNREHFKVVDM, from the coding sequence ATGTCGGGCGTGTGGGTGTTCACGCAGAATGGCGTGGTGCGCCTCGTGGAGAGCGACACCGCAGCAGGGCGGCGCAAAGTGCTGCTGCACACACCGACGAACGAAGTGATCGCGTCCTACGCCTCGCTCGAGCGCAAGCTGTTGAGCTTAGGGTGGGAGCGATACTACGAGGACCCCAACCAGCTCCAATTCCACAAGCGCTCCTCCCTCGACCTCATCTCCCTCCCCAAGGAATTCGCGCGCTTTCGCTCCGTGCACATGTACGACATCGTCGTCAAGAATCGCGAGCACTTCAAGGTCGTCGATATGTAG
- the LOC109708723 gene encoding glutathione S-transferase 3-like gives MGIKLYGMPLSYNTVRATAALNEKGLQFEFSLVDLRSGAHKQPPFLALNPFGQIPALEDGDTVLFESRAINRYIATKYKGTGPDLLPADLSAATEVWLEVESHQFGDPAGDLVFQLLILPMIGGTTDQAIVEKQAEKLAKVLDVYEARLAANKYLAGGEFTLADLNHLPCMHLLLKTSKADLITARPRVNAWWEDISSRPGWKKTAAGIPL, from the exons atggggatcAAGTTGTACGGCATGCCCTTGTCCTACAACACAGTGCGGGCGACCGCCGCGCTGAACGAGAAGGGCCTGCAGTTCGAATTCTCCCTCGTCGACCTCCGCTCCGGCGCCCACAAGCAGCCCCCCTTCCTCGCCCTCAAC CCATTTGGTCAAATTCCTGCATTGGAGGATGGAGACACAGTTCTCTTTG AATCTCGAGCCATAAACCGGTACATCGCGACCAAGTACAAGGGGACCGGCCCGGACCTCCTCCCGGCCGATTTATCGGCTGCGACCGAGGTGTGGCTCGAGGTGGAGTCACACCAGTTCGGTGACCCCGCGGGCGACCTCGTCTTCCAGCTTCTCATCTTGCCGATGATCGGCGGGACTACCGACCAGGCGATAGTGGAAAAGCAAGCGGAGAAACTGGCAAAGGTGCTGGACGTGTACGAGGCGCGCCTGGCCGCGAACAAGTACCTGGCGGGGGGTGAGTTCACGCTGGCAGACCTGAACCACTTGCCCTGCATGCATTTGCTCCTGAAGACGAGCAAGGCCGATCTGATCACCGCCCGCCCCCGCGTCAACGCCTGGTGGGAGGACATCTCGTCCAGGCCGGGGTGGAAGAAGACCGCTGCGGGTATCCCCCTGTGA
- the LOC109708719 gene encoding protein SRC2-like translates to MAYRTLEISQISAKDLKDVNILSKMEVYAVLSLSGDSKSRQRTPTDRVGGRNPSWSATLRFSVPAEGIDPSRLVLHVLLRAERALGDRDVGEVHVPLSELLADGARSAPRFVSYQVRSPSSGKPKGVLNFSYKLGESTAPAAAPRPATAAAQSYPLPSSYPPPSAASKLDAPVAAYPAAAAAPYPPPSSYPPPATGKPPKGAEPTAPYPPPSSYPPQATGKPPQGAEPVTAYPAASSSAAAPYPPPYGYPPPPPPPYGYAPPPQQSGYGYPPPPQYGYGYPPPPPAAAAAYGYGAPPAAVVQPQKNKNKFGGALGGLLIGEAIDDVYDAGYDNGFDNGFDDGGGFGF, encoded by the coding sequence ATGGCGTATCGGACCCTCGAGATCAGCCAGATCTCGGCGAAGGACCTCAAGGACGTGAACATCCTCTCGAAGATGGAGGTCTACGCCGTGCTCTCCCTCTCCGGCGACTCGAAATCGCGCCAGCGCACCCCCACCGACCGCGTCGGCGGCCGGAACCCTAGCTGGTCCGCTACGCTCCGCTTCTCCGTTCCCGCCGAGGGGATCGACCCCTCGCGCCTCGTCCTCCACGTCCTCCTCCGCGCCGAGCGCGCCCTCGGCGACCGCGACGTCGGCGAGGTCCACGTCCCCCTCTCCGAGCTCCTCGCCGATGGCGCCCGCTCCGCCCCGCGCTTCGTCTCCTACCAGGTCCGGAGCCCCTCCTCCGGAAAGCCCAAGGGCGTCCTCAACTTCTCCTACAAGCTCGGCGAGTCCACCgcgcccgccgccgccccgcGCCCGGCCACCGCGGCGGCGCAGTCCTACCCACTTCCATCTTCGTACCCCCCTCCCTCTGCGGCGTCCAAGCTCGACGCTCCCGTCGCGGCCTaccccgccgccgcggcggcacCTTACCCACCGCCGTCGTCGTACCCTCCTCCGGCGACCGGGAAGCCGCCAAAGGGCGCCGAGCCGACGGCACCTTACCCACCGCCGTCGTCGTACCCTCCTCAGGCAACGGGGAAGCCGCCACAGGGCGCCGAGCCGGTGACGGCGTACCCGGCGGCGTcgagctccgccgccgcgccgtaCCCGCCCCCCTACGGATACCCgccgccccctccgccgccgtacGGGtacgcgccgccgccgcagcaatCGGGATACGGCTACCCACCGCCGCCGCAATACGGGTACGGCTACCCCCCTCcgcctccggcggcggcggcggcttacGGATACGGAGCGCCTCCGGCGGCGGTGGTGCAGCCGcagaagaacaagaacaagttcGGCGGCGCCCTCGGCGGCCTCCTCATCGGCGAGGCCATCGATGACGTCTACGACGCCGGATACGACAACGGCTTCGACAACGGCttcgacgacggcggcggcttcggattttaa
- the LOC109708722 gene encoding mitochondrial thiamine pyrophosphate carrier-like isoform X2, which yields MEEPGQLKRAFIDSLAGALAGGISRTVTSPLDVIKIRFQVQLEPTSSWALLQRDMYRPSKYTGILQASKDIFREEGLAGFWRGNVPALLMYMPYTAIQFTVLHKLKTFAAGSSRSDHLQLSPYLSYVSGALAGCAATIGSYPFDLLRTILASQGEPKIYPNMRSAFFDIIQTRGIRGLYAGLTPTLVEIIPYAGLQFGSYDTFKRWMMAWNRYRNSKLGLYEEDNSASSFQLFLCGFAAGTCAKAVCHPLDVVKKRFQVTLLCPTK from the exons ATGGAGGAGCCGGGGCAGCTGAAGCGGGCGTTCATCGACTCCTTGGCCGGAGCCCTCGCCGGAGGGATCTCCCGCACCGTGACCTCGCCGTTGGACGTGATCAAGATACGTTTCCAG GTTCAACTGGAGCCCACGTCGTCATGGGCTTTGCTCCAAAGGGATATGTATAGACCTTCAAAATATACTGGAATTTTGCAAGCTAGTAAAGATATTTTCCGAGAGGAAGGTTTGGCG GGTTTCTGGAGAGGAAATGTTCCTGCTCTACTTATGTACATGCCTTACACTGCTATACAATTCACGGTTCTGCACAAGTTGAAAACTTTTGCAGCTGGTTCGTCGAGGTCAG ATCATCTACAGTTGAGTCCTTACTTATCTTACGTAAGTGGGGCATTAGCAGGATGTGCAGCAACCATAGGATCATACCCCTTTGATCTTTTGCGTACTATTTTAGCATCACAGGGTGAACCGAAG ATATATCCTAACATGAGGTCAgcattttttgacatcattcaAACACGTGGTATTCGAGGATTGTATGCTGGGTTGACACCAACTCTCGTCGAAATAATTCCTTACGCCGGCTTGCAGTTTGGTTCATACGACACATTCAAGCGATGGATGATG GCATGGAACAGGTACAGAAATTCAAAGCTTGGCTTGTATGAAGAAGACAACTCTGCATCGAGCTTCCAGTTATTTCTTTGCGGATTTGCAGCCGGAACATGTGCGAAAGCCGTGTGCCATCCTCTTGATGTTGTAAAGAAGAGGTTCCAGGTAACTCTGCTGTGTCCAACCAAATAG
- the LOC109708722 gene encoding mitochondrial thiamine pyrophosphate carrier-like isoform X1: MEEPGQLKRAFIDSLAGALAGGISRTVTSPLDVIKIRFQVQLEPTSSWALLQRDMYRPSKYTGILQASKDIFREEGLAGFWRGNVPALLMYMPYTAIQFTVLHKLKTFAAGSSRSEDHLQLSPYLSYVSGALAGCAATIGSYPFDLLRTILASQGEPKIYPNMRSAFFDIIQTRGIRGLYAGLTPTLVEIIPYAGLQFGSYDTFKRWMMAWNRYRNSKLGLYEEDNSASSFQLFLCGFAAGTCAKAVCHPLDVVKKRFQVTLLCPTK, encoded by the exons ATGGAGGAGCCGGGGCAGCTGAAGCGGGCGTTCATCGACTCCTTGGCCGGAGCCCTCGCCGGAGGGATCTCCCGCACCGTGACCTCGCCGTTGGACGTGATCAAGATACGTTTCCAG GTTCAACTGGAGCCCACGTCGTCATGGGCTTTGCTCCAAAGGGATATGTATAGACCTTCAAAATATACTGGAATTTTGCAAGCTAGTAAAGATATTTTCCGAGAGGAAGGTTTGGCG GGTTTCTGGAGAGGAAATGTTCCTGCTCTACTTATGTACATGCCTTACACTGCTATACAATTCACGGTTCTGCACAAGTTGAAAACTTTTGCAGCTGGTTCGTCGAGGTCAG AAGATCATCTACAGTTGAGTCCTTACTTATCTTACGTAAGTGGGGCATTAGCAGGATGTGCAGCAACCATAGGATCATACCCCTTTGATCTTTTGCGTACTATTTTAGCATCACAGGGTGAACCGAAG ATATATCCTAACATGAGGTCAgcattttttgacatcattcaAACACGTGGTATTCGAGGATTGTATGCTGGGTTGACACCAACTCTCGTCGAAATAATTCCTTACGCCGGCTTGCAGTTTGGTTCATACGACACATTCAAGCGATGGATGATG GCATGGAACAGGTACAGAAATTCAAAGCTTGGCTTGTATGAAGAAGACAACTCTGCATCGAGCTTCCAGTTATTTCTTTGCGGATTTGCAGCCGGAACATGTGCGAAAGCCGTGTGCCATCCTCTTGATGTTGTAAAGAAGAGGTTCCAGGTAACTCTGCTGTGTCCAACCAAATAG